The following are encoded together in the Etheostoma spectabile isolate EspeVRDwgs_2016 unplaced genomic scaffold, UIUC_Espe_1.0 scaffold00569284, whole genome shotgun sequence genome:
- the LOC116684757 gene encoding phenylethanolamine N-methyltransferase: MEEKGAEKGVAAMAACYQGFDPAAYLQYNYTPPRADFERKDSIVPWKLACLHRAFTEGDVSGELLVDIGSGPTLYQVLSGCEVFNKVLLTDFLEVNRQELRGWLQDEGGCSLDWTPYLQHVCKLEGRRPSAWTEKAAKLRQVIMDIVPIDVHCPQPLALDILPSAGADCLVSCFCLESVSPDLAAFIRALGHIGRLLRPGGHLLLIGALGESYYFGGPGVKIPVVPLNEAQVCASLKESGYTLIRLEVYTLPQDMRVGVDDVSGVFL, translated from the exons atgGAAGAAAAGGGAGCAGAGAAAGGAGTGGCGGCCATGGCAGCCTGCTACCAGGGATTTGATCCTGCTGCGTATCTGCAGTATAACTACACTCCACCACGGGCTGATTTTGAAAGAAAGGACAGCATTGTGCCGTGGAAACTGGCGTGCCTGCATAGAGCTTTCACTGAAG GTGATGTGAGTGGTGAGCTGCTGGTGGACATAGGTTCGGGTCCCACCTTGTACCAGGTGCTGAGTGGCTGTGAGGTTTTCAACAAGGTGCTCCTCACAGATTTCCTGGAAGTGAACAGGCAGGAGCTGAGGGGCTGGCTCCAGGACGAGGGAGGCTGCAGCCTGGACTGGACCCCATACCTGCAGCACGTCTGCAAGCTGGAGGGACGACG GCCCTCAGCTTGGACAGAGAAGGCTGCTAAGCTACGTCAGGTCATCATGGACATTGTCCCCATTGACGTGCACTGCCCTCAGCCTCTGGCCCTTGACATCCTTCCTTCAGCAGGGGCTGACTGTCTTGTGTCCTGCTTCTGTCTGGAGAGTGTCAGCCCTGACCTGGCTGCCTTCATCAGGGCCCTGGGCCACATTGGGAGGCTCCTGCGGCCTGGTGGCCACCTGCTGCTCATCGGAGCTCTGGGAGAAAGTTACTATTTTGGGGGGCCTGGGGTAAAGATCCCTGTGGTCCCACTGAATGAGGCCCAGGTCTGTGCTAGTTTGAAGGAGAGCGGCTACACCCTGATCAGGCTGGAGGTTTACACATTGCCTCAGGACATGAGGGTGGGGGTTGATGATGTGTCTGGGGTGTTTTTGTAA